The Drosophila bipectinata strain 14024-0381.07 chromosome 2L, DbipHiC1v2, whole genome shotgun sequence genome has a segment encoding these proteins:
- the LOC108125372 gene encoding alcohol dehydrogenase-like, whose amino-acid sequence MFTKLCRPVPSINFRTVKCFCKPRQLNKYYNIIARANCSASSSFLCDKNVIFVAGLGDIGLDTSKELLKRDLKNLVILDRIDKPELVCELKELNPKTKVTFMPYDVTVPIAESKKLLKKIFDKLKCVDILINGAGILDDHKIEATIAVNYTGLVNTTTAIMDFWDIRKGGPGGIICNIGSVTGFNPITQVPVYSGSKAAVVNFTSSLAKLAHITGVTAYTVNPGITRTSLVAKFNSWLDVEPDVAELLLEHPTQSTKECATSFVKAIEKNKNGGLWFLDQGILEDIKWDKHWDPCI is encoded by the exons atgttcACTAAATTATGTAGACCAGTTCCTTCAATTAACTTTCGGACTGTAAAATGTTTCTGTAAGCCACGACAATTGAACAAATATTACAATATA ATCGCTAGAGCAAACTGCAGTGCATCGTCATCATTTCTCTGTGACAAGAATGTGATCTTCGTGGCTGGTCTGGGAGACATTGGGCTGGACACCAGCAAGGAGTTGCTTAAGCGCGACCTGAAGAACCTGGTTATCCTGGATCGCATCGACAAGCCGGAACTCGTTTGCGAGCTGAAGGAGCTCAATCCCAAGACGAAAGTCACCTTCATGCCCTACGATGTGACCGTGCCGATTGCCGAGTCCAAGAAGTTGTTGAAGAAAATCTTTGACAAGCTGAAGTGCGTGGACATCCTGATCAACGGAGCTGGTATTCTGGATGACCACAAGATTGAAGCCACCATCGCTGTCAACTACACGGGTCTGGTGAACACCACCACCGCCATTATGGATTTCTGGGACATTCGCAAGGGCGGACCAGGCGGAATTATCTGCAACATTGGCTCCGTGACTGGCTTTAATCCTATTACTCAAGTGCCCGTTTACTCTGGTTCCAAAGCTGCTGTGGTCAACTTCACCAGCTCCTTGGCC AAACTGGCTCATATAACCGGAGTGACCGCCTACACTGTGAACCCCGGCATCACCCGCACCTCCCTGGTTGCAAAGTTCAACTCCTGGCTGGATGTCGAGCCCGATGTGGCCGAGTTGCTGCTAGAGCACCCCACCCAGTCGACCAAGGAATGCGCCACCAGCTTTGTCAAGGCCATCGAGAAGAACAAAAACGGCGGTCTCTGGTTCCTAGACCAGGGCATCCTGGAGGACATCAAGTGGGACAAGCACTGGGACCCGTGCATCTAA